From one Anopheles bellator chromosome 1, idAnoBellAS_SP24_06.2, whole genome shotgun sequence genomic stretch:
- the LOC131216451 gene encoding serine protease inhibitor 2-like, with the protein MARPGMVVPLRSLHPTCLMYALLILAASMCTAGATKQGPPPRDATLHDFDWKLVREVFRHEDSNVVFSPFSLKLLMTLLYEASEVGSQTRHELEAVLGERNLNQTRDFYGQFLEASTKTNGDYDFDIGTRVFLDKSHGKLNPQYRERLERTYRTSLEWLSFNETRAAADRINQWCEKVTQGHIRDLVKEDTIHGSMLILANVLFLKASWKNSFLDEHTHDREFHIGPNASVAVQFMHQTDLYDYTDHTELGAQVLRLPYKGRQFSMNMVLPHPNVTLATVAASLSSKMLDSVAKRFVREEVTVIIPKFKFNFGTLMNEAMQSLGIREIFSRNASLPMLSSFSNSSKTGDLEVSKILQKVGIEINEKGTLAFAATEIQLVNKFGYDGDPFIFEANRPFVFYILDEETSTILFVGQVLDPSQRTTT; encoded by the exons atggcccggcccgggatggTAGTCCCGCTGCGTTCGCTACACCCAACCTGCCTAATGT ATGCATTGCTAATACTGGCGGCGTCAATGTGCACGGCCGGTGCCACAAAGCAAGGGCCCCCTCCAAGAGATGCCACTCTGCATGACTTCGACTGGAAGCTGGTTCGG GAAGTGTTCCGACACGAGGACTCCAATGTGGTGTTTTCACCGTTTTCACTCAAACTGCTGATGACGCTGCTGTACGAAGCCAGCGAAGTGGGCTCGCAAACACGCCACGAGCTCGAGGCCGTTCTGGGTGAGCGGAATCTAAACCAAACGCGTGACTTCTACGGCCAATTTCTGGAAGCATCCACG AAAACGAACGGGGATTACGATTTCGATATCGGCACCCGGGTGTTTCTGGACAAATCACACGGAAAGCTTAACCCACAGTACAGGGAGCGGCTCGAGCGTACGTACCGTACCTCGCTCGAGTGGCTGTCGTTCAACGAGACAcgggcggcggccgatcgGATTAATCAGTGGTGCGAGAAGGTGACACAGGGACACATCCGTGACCTGGTAAAAGAAG ATACCATCCACGGGTCAATGCTTATCTTGGCGAACGTACTGTTTTTGAAGGCATCCTGGAAGAACTCGTTCCTTGACGAGCATACGCACGACCGGGAGTTCCACATCGGGCCCAACGCCAGTGTCGCGGTACAGTTTATGCACCAGACAGACCTGTACGACTATACCGACCACACGGAATTGGGTGCGCAAGTGCTGCGGCTCCCGTACAAGGGCCGTCAGTTTAGCATGAATATGGTGCTGCCCCACCCGAACGTTACCTTGGCAACCGTTGCCGCCAGCCTGTCATCCAAAATGCTCGACTCTGTCGCCAAGCGATTCGTGCGGGAAGAGGTGACTGTAATTATACCAAAATTCAAGTTCAACTTTGGCACACTCATGAACGAGGCGATGCAAAGC CTCGGAATTCGCGAAATTTTCTCACGCAACGCTTCGCTGCCGATGCTTTCTTCGTTCAGTAACTCCTCGAAAACTGGCGATCTGGAGGTATCGAAGATTTTGCAGAAAGTAGGCATTGAAATCAACGAAAAGGGAACGCTTGCCTTCGCCGCCACAG AAATTCAACTGGTCAATAAATTCGGCTACGATGGCGATCCGTTCATCTTCGAAGCGAACCGACCGTTCGTGTTCTACATTCTCGACGAGGAAACCAGCACAATCCTGTTCGTGGGACAGGTGCTGGATCCGTCTCAAAGAACGACCACATAG
- the LOC131215829 gene encoding uncharacterized protein LOC131215829 has translation MWVYALLGCVLSGLLDITAFSINTDNQVYDPQIALNYDGCTVGNATYFHGETFKLDCRTQCVCQNGRHACSTLCPHENLPPPVDTSICVAPKLVELPDHCCRVWLCEQPATDVNATCYNSSTSVWSACSQSCGIGTSTRNITTTPGCQRLSTIRLCENHRCARSDHNYYVGGGGEYVAQPGGHSAAPSRKHRPYEGSTSYAANGVALLAESEHRRRKGHECRSIQRTAASRLRLGPCVSRKLYRPKSCSLCRDANMCCVPSITTTIKVELLCPLNSGDPFDFIEHGYDLWDSASIDPLDQEMLQSRQIHIENQFVDVQWVLKCECGPKSKNCHPRTVPPAQSASSSEPIEDTGHRLVQLPVDPAGSAHQATGDNNGQLAPPTAPSHRRQHRAKVHRQHRHREQDAGPEELLKRVHRT, from the exons ATGTGGGTGTACGCTTTGCTCGGATGCGTACTGAGTGGGCTCCTCGACATCacagcgttttccatcaacacGGATAATCAG gTCTACGATCCACAGATAGCGCTAAATTATG ATGGCTGTACCGTGGGGAACGCGACATACTTCCACGGCGAAACGTTCAAACTCGATTGCCGAACGCAGTGCGTTTGTCAG AATGGACGACACGCGTGCTCGACGCTGTGTCCACACGAGAACCTGCCTCCGCCCGTCGACACGTCGATCTGCGTTGCCCCGAAGCTCGTCGAACTTCCGGACCACTGCTGCCGGGTGTGGCTCTGCGAGCAGCCAGCCACTGATG tgAACGCCACCTGTTACAACTCGTCCACCAGCGTGTGGTCGGCGTGTTCGCAGAGCTGCGGCATCGGCACGTCGACCAGgaacatcaccaccacgccCGGCTGCCAGCGGCTGAGCACGATACGGCTGTGCGAGAACCATCGGTGTGCGCGGTCGGACCATAATTACtacgtcggcggcggcggagagtACGTCGCCCAGCCCGGCGGCCACAGTGCTGCCCCGAGCCGAAAGCACCGACCGTACGAGGGCAGCACCAGCTACGCCGCGAACGGCGTTGCGCTGCTCGCCGAGAGCGAACACCGGCGACGG AAGGGCCACGAGTGTCGAAGCATCCAACGGACGGCCGCGTCCCGGTTGCGGCTCGGGCCGTGCGTTTCGCGGAAGCTCTACCGACCAAAGTCCTGCAGCCTGTGCCGGGACGCCAACATGTGCTGTGTGCCTTCAATAACCACCACGATTAAG GTGGAGCTACTGTGCCCTTTGAACTCGGGCGATCCGTTCGATTTCATCGAGCACGGGTACGACCTGTGGGACAGTGCGTCGATTGATCCGCTCGACCAGGAGATGCTGCAGTCACGCCAGATACATATCGAGAACCAGTTCGTGGACGTGCAGTGGGTGCTGAAGTGTGAATGCGGTCCAAAG AGCAAAAATTGTCACCCGCGCACTGTGCCACCCGCGCAAAGTGCATCCTCCAGCGAACCAATCGAGGACACAGGGCACCGATTGGTACAATTGCCGGTCGATCCAGCCGGAAGTGCTCACCAAGCGACCGGCGACAACAATGGTCAACTGGcgccaccgacggcaccgTCCCATCGTCGTCAGCATCGGGCGAAGGtgcaccggcagcatcggcacCGGGAGCAGGATGCCGGACCCGAGGAGCTACTGAAGCGAGTTCATCGAACATAA